A single window of Methylacidimicrobium sp. AP8 DNA harbors:
- a CDS encoding mannose-1-phosphate guanylyltransferase/mannose-6-phosphate isomerase, translating into MDTDSLVPVILAGGAGTRLWPLSRRGRPKPFLELPDGRSLFARALAQARSLPGAAAPVAVLHRDYLFQARDAAGEGALRYLLEPIARNTAPAIGAAACWLRERAGPQTVLLVLPADHRIEEGPAFGRAVGQAVELARRGYLVTFGIVPRSAHTGYGYIERGEAIGEETFLGHAVARFIEKPDRGRAEAFAASGRHFWNAGIFCFRADALMAALAEWAPEIDRGVERCVAGIRERDGVGELPPEFGSLPAVSLDYAVLEKARKVAVVPAPFSWSDVGSWSSYAELLPADGRGNRVAGEARLRDAEGCVVHAPDRLTALLGVRDLLVVDTPDALLIANKERDQEVEAVVAELRKEGHPAHLLHRTVHRPWGTYTVLEEGPRFAIKRIVVRPGRALSLQMHHHRSEHWVVVSGTAKVTQGESERLVRPNESTYIPAGIVHRLENPGLIDLVIIEVQCGDYVGEDDIVRFEDRYGRA; encoded by the coding sequence ATGGACACCGACTCTCTGGTTCCGGTCATCCTGGCGGGGGGAGCGGGAACCCGCCTCTGGCCCCTTTCCCGGAGGGGGAGGCCCAAGCCTTTTCTCGAGCTGCCCGACGGCCGCTCCCTCTTTGCACGGGCGCTCGCCCAGGCCCGGTCGCTGCCCGGGGCGGCCGCGCCCGTGGCGGTCCTCCACCGGGACTACCTCTTCCAGGCCCGGGACGCGGCCGGGGAGGGGGCGCTCCGCTATCTTTTGGAGCCGATCGCGCGGAACACGGCCCCGGCCATCGGCGCGGCGGCTTGCTGGCTGCGCGAGCGGGCCGGCCCCCAAACCGTTCTCCTGGTCCTTCCCGCCGATCACCGGATCGAGGAAGGACCCGCCTTCGGCCGGGCGGTGGGCCAGGCGGTCGAGCTGGCGCGGCGGGGGTATCTGGTCACTTTCGGGATCGTGCCCCGAAGCGCCCATACCGGATACGGCTACATCGAGCGGGGGGAGGCGATCGGGGAGGAGACTTTTTTGGGCCACGCGGTCGCCCGCTTCATCGAGAAGCCGGACCGGGGGCGGGCGGAAGCCTTCGCGGCTTCCGGCCGCCACTTCTGGAATGCGGGGATCTTCTGCTTCCGGGCCGATGCGCTCATGGCGGCCCTGGCCGAATGGGCGCCCGAGATCGACCGGGGGGTCGAGCGGTGCGTGGCGGGGATCCGGGAAAGGGACGGGGTCGGCGAGCTGCCGCCCGAGTTCGGCTCCCTGCCAGCGGTCTCCTTGGACTACGCGGTGCTGGAAAAGGCCCGGAAGGTGGCGGTCGTTCCCGCTCCGTTTTCCTGGAGCGACGTCGGCTCCTGGTCGAGCTATGCCGAGCTTTTGCCGGCCGACGGCCGGGGGAATCGGGTGGCGGGGGAGGCTCGTCTTCGGGATGCCGAAGGCTGCGTGGTCCATGCGCCGGACCGGCTGACCGCCCTGCTGGGGGTGCGGGATCTGCTGGTGGTCGATACGCCCGATGCCCTCTTGATCGCCAACAAGGAGCGGGACCAGGAGGTCGAAGCCGTGGTGGCCGAGCTGCGGAAAGAGGGACACCCGGCTCACCTGCTCCACCGGACGGTCCACCGGCCCTGGGGGACGTATACCGTCCTCGAAGAGGGCCCGCGCTTCGCGATCAAGCGGATCGTCGTCCGGCCGGGGAGGGCGCTCTCGCTCCAGATGCACCACCACCGGAGCGAGCACTGGGTCGTCGTGTCGGGCACGGCCAAGGTGACCCAAGGGGAGAGCGAGCGGCTGGTCCGGCCCAACGAGTCGACCTACATCCCGGCGGGCATCGTCCACCGGCTGGAGAACCCCGGATTGATCGACCTGGTGATCATCGAGGTCCAGTGCGGGGACTACGTGGGCGAGGACGACATCGTCCGGTTCGAGGACCGCTACGGCCGGGCGTGA
- the csb2 gene encoding type I-U CRISPR-associated protein Csb2 — protein sequence MPASSATAGLLLEHVAGRMPDLRACAFLAKTARDALLSGYQRIGLGKEIPEVISGHAADGNPTRAPHLAIIPLSFTGFPYADGHVLGLAFVPPRHSAILEEESFRKVLRTLAPMDETRGRRVLTLRTKEGTPSGRAFSIGLSPTFEPPAGKRSLDPAWYTRPSQTFATVTPIAADRHLKEEGKARPEELAAQIASACRNINLPEPEAIVTDNHSAIEGAPPAYPSGKSPAWMRWGLPRSLASRPLTHAVIRFAQPIEGPVILGAGRFLGLGLFRPLDPEE from the coding sequence GTGCCAGCCTCTTCGGCAACCGCTGGGCTACTCCTCGAGCATGTCGCGGGCCGGATGCCGGACCTGCGGGCTTGCGCCTTCCTGGCCAAGACCGCGCGGGATGCGCTGCTTAGCGGCTATCAACGAATCGGCCTTGGAAAGGAAATCCCGGAAGTGATCAGCGGCCATGCCGCAGACGGGAATCCCACGCGCGCGCCGCATCTGGCCATCATTCCCTTATCCTTCACGGGCTTTCCTTATGCGGATGGCCACGTGCTGGGCCTTGCGTTCGTCCCGCCGCGCCACAGCGCAATCCTGGAGGAGGAGAGCTTCCGCAAGGTGCTGAGAACGCTTGCGCCGATGGATGAAACGCGCGGGCGGCGGGTCTTGACGCTCAGGACCAAAGAAGGGACGCCCTCCGGCCGGGCCTTTTCCATCGGCCTTTCTCCGACCTTCGAGCCGCCCGCAGGCAAACGCTCCCTCGACCCGGCGTGGTACACCCGCCCGTCGCAAACGTTCGCCACGGTCACGCCGATTGCGGCGGACCGGCATCTCAAGGAAGAAGGAAAGGCGCGCCCGGAGGAACTCGCGGCGCAGATCGCCAGCGCCTGCCGCAACATCAATCTGCCCGAGCCGGAAGCGATCGTCACCGACAACCATTCGGCCATAGAGGGGGCGCCTCCGGCCTATCCATCGGGGAAATCGCCGGCCTGGATGCGATGGGGTCTGCCCCGATCGCTGGCCAGTCGTCCACTCACCCATGCGGTCATCCGCTTCGCTCAGCCCATCGAAGGTCCGGTGATTCTCGGAGCGGGACGTTTCCTGGGACTGGGGCTCTTCCGTCCTCTCGATCCGGAGGAATGA
- the cas3u gene encoding type I-U CRISPR-associated helicase/endonuclease Cas3: MIVASPDDFAAFFEEVHGYRPFPWQTRLQRLVAESGRWPRVLDLPTGSGKTAAIDIAIYHLSLEADRGKGRRAPVCIAFVVDRRLVVDDAFLRAQKLQKALAAPQGPVTARVAQRLKTLSGEGPPLIARRLRGGIPREDNWARTPSQPTILCSTVDQIGSPLLFRGYGVSDSMKPVHAGLIGSDCLILLDEAHLAEPFRQTLEWVHGYRGKNWREAEYAAPWGVALLTATAGQTPQEVFPLEDEDRVHPVLGRRLNVSKPARLVEAAKGTAKGEEAASPAGDEAEEGDSDLGRRIAAILKEVHASIDRFRGAPPPAIGVVVNRVVRAREVFRQLREEIGAEEADCLLLIGPSRPVDRDNVADQLASIRTGAERTLQKPLVVVATQCIEAGVDIDLDALITEAAPLDALRQRFGRLNRAGRDIRPYAVILAAKSDLSARTDDPVYGKAIRQAWDCLQEAAAANGSDPIVEFGLRDFAVRMEKDALSRKDDAPVLLPAHLDLLSQTSPIPAADPEVALYLHGTSRQPDAITILWRGDIDPKNQNDEQVRRLLLLVPPRSAEAIALPLWAVRRWLEERGQALAHVWGKVL, translated from the coding sequence ATGATCGTGGCATCGCCGGACGATTTTGCGGCCTTCTTTGAAGAGGTTCACGGCTACCGGCCTTTCCCTTGGCAAACGCGCCTCCAGCGTCTGGTGGCCGAAAGCGGCCGATGGCCGAGGGTACTCGATTTGCCGACCGGCTCGGGCAAGACGGCGGCGATCGATATCGCCATCTATCATCTTTCGCTCGAAGCGGATCGCGGGAAGGGGCGGCGTGCTCCCGTCTGCATCGCCTTCGTGGTGGACCGGAGGCTGGTGGTGGACGACGCCTTCCTACGCGCGCAGAAGCTGCAAAAAGCACTCGCCGCTCCGCAAGGTCCCGTCACCGCGCGCGTGGCGCAACGCCTGAAAACCCTCTCCGGTGAGGGCCCGCCTCTGATCGCACGCCGCCTGCGCGGCGGCATCCCGCGCGAGGACAATTGGGCGCGTACCCCTTCCCAACCGACGATACTCTGCTCGACCGTCGACCAGATCGGCTCGCCCCTGCTCTTTCGCGGCTATGGGGTTTCCGATTCCATGAAGCCGGTTCATGCCGGCCTCATCGGGTCGGACTGTCTGATCCTGCTCGATGAGGCGCATCTGGCCGAGCCCTTTCGGCAAACGCTGGAATGGGTGCACGGATATCGGGGGAAAAACTGGCGGGAGGCGGAATACGCCGCACCCTGGGGAGTCGCCCTTCTTACCGCAACGGCCGGCCAGACACCGCAAGAGGTCTTCCCGCTTGAGGATGAGGACAGGGTGCACCCGGTTTTGGGGAGGCGTTTGAATGTTTCCAAGCCTGCGCGTCTTGTGGAAGCGGCAAAGGGAACAGCAAAGGGGGAAGAAGCTGCTAGCCCCGCGGGTGACGAGGCGGAAGAAGGCGACAGTGACCTTGGCCGCCGCATCGCGGCCATCCTCAAAGAAGTTCATGCCTCCATCGATCGCTTCCGCGGCGCTCCTCCCCCCGCCATCGGCGTGGTGGTCAATCGCGTCGTCCGTGCGCGGGAGGTCTTTCGGCAATTGCGGGAAGAGATTGGCGCGGAAGAAGCGGATTGCCTCCTGTTGATCGGTCCGAGCCGTCCGGTGGATCGGGACAACGTTGCCGATCAGCTTGCGTCGATCCGGACCGGCGCCGAACGCACGCTCCAAAAGCCGCTTGTCGTCGTTGCTACGCAATGCATCGAAGCGGGCGTGGATATTGATCTCGATGCGCTCATCACCGAAGCCGCCCCGTTGGACGCACTACGCCAGCGCTTCGGCCGTCTCAACCGTGCGGGAAGAGATATCCGGCCGTATGCCGTCATCCTTGCCGCGAAATCCGATCTTTCCGCGCGAACCGACGATCCGGTCTACGGCAAGGCGATCCGGCAGGCATGGGATTGCCTACAGGAGGCGGCGGCTGCGAACGGCAGCGATCCGATCGTGGAGTTCGGTCTGCGCGATTTCGCTGTCCGCATGGAAAAGGACGCCCTTTCTAGGAAAGACGACGCGCCTGTTCTCCTGCCCGCCCACCTTGACCTGTTGAGCCAGACATCGCCCATCCCGGCGGCCGATCCGGAGGTTGCCCTCTACCTCCATGGAACATCCCGCCAGCCGGACGCGATCACCATCCTTTGGCGCGGCGACATCGATCCGAAGAACCAGAACGACGAGCAGGTCCGCCGCCTTCTGCTGCTCGTTCCGCCCCGCTCAGCCGAAGCGATTGCCTTGCCGCTCTGGGCGGTGCGCCGTTGGTTGGAGGAACGCGGGCAAGCCCTGGCCCATGTTTGGGGGAAGGTCTTGTAA
- a CDS encoding transposase, with translation MVFYDLTSSYFEGEGPEGLAQYGYSRDQREGNRQILLGVVMANGWPIAHHVFRGNRHDSETVLPIVADLEKRFGLRRIVFVGDRGMVSMANLGFLWSQGHGFLVGLRRRRSPEVLEYVRKA, from the coding sequence ATGGTCTTCTATGATTTGACTTCCTCCTATTTCGAAGGGGAAGGCCCCGAGGGTTTGGCTCAATACGGCTACAGCCGGGATCAGCGGGAGGGAAACCGGCAGATCCTCTTGGGAGTCGTCATGGCCAATGGCTGGCCGATTGCCCACCATGTCTTCCGGGGCAATCGGCACGATTCGGAAACAGTTCTGCCGATCGTCGCCGATTTGGAGAAACGCTTCGGGTTGCGTCGGATCGTCTTCGTCGGGGACCGGGGGATGGTGAGCATGGCCAACTTGGGCTTCCTGTGGAGCCAGGGGCATGGGTTTTTGGTCGGCTTACGCCGACGAAGGAGCCCGGAGGTCTTGGAGTATGTCCGCAAGGCCTAG